The following is a genomic window from Desulforhopalus sp..
TGCGCTACGGGTGCTGATTGCGGCAGCCCCGATCATTGTCCTCTATTTGGGCATGGATCTGTACTACACATTCATGAGCAGTATCGCCAAGCTCGATGATCTGTTGCTGCTTCCCGAGGGATTGATCGTTTCTCCGGCGTGGGTACAGATAAGCGTCTGGGCTGCATTTCTTTCCTGGGTGCTGACCTTTCTGTTTTTGCTCAAGCGCCGCCCGGTGGAACTTGTCATTCCGAGTGTGCTTGTTGCCTTGGCGGCGGCCCCGCTTATCATGGTCTTTACCGCCCCGGCGCAGTTCCTCAAGATGGCCGACAGCCGCGGGGTAAACATTGTCCCCTGGTCAGACCGGTGGACTGTGGCGCTGATGGGAAGAGCTACCTCCCTCATGCTTTTTGCCGCGGCCAAGCATAAAGCCGCCGGTGAATTGGCCCTTATGCCGATGTTTGACGATCCTGGTCGGGACCCGGCCTTGCTGAAGAGCAGCCTGCAGGAGAAGCGCAACATCCATATCATCGTTCTTGAATCCTTTCTTGACCCAGAGCGTTTTAAAGGACTGCAATTTAAGACTCCGCCTTCTCCACCTGAATTTACTGAGGTACGCAAGAAATTGCATGTGGCTACCTCGACGGTGTTTGGCGGTGGTACCGCTCAGGCGGAATTTGAGATCCTCTGCGGAGTTCCAGCCCTTGAGATTTACACCTCGGCCGAATTCAATATGCTTGATGGGGCCAAGACCCCCTGCCTGCCGAATATGCTTGCCGAGGTCGGCTACCGAACCATTGCCACCCAGTCTTATAAACCGGATTTCTTTAATTCTGAGAAGGCCTACCGTTCAATTGGATTTGAGGAGATCAATTTTCCGACGGTTTTTGCCGGCAACAGAACAACCTACCTGAAACATGAAGATCCGAAGAATTATATATTCGATGGCGATCTCTTTGTGCAAAATCTTGCCTATGTCGAGAAAGTAATGGCCGAAGGGCGGCCTATCCTCAACTATGTCCTTGGCACCTATGGTCACCTGCCCCATCATACCGATGTCGCTCGTTTCCCGCCCAAGGTGGAAATTGTTGGCGTGGAAAAGGATTCCCAGACCTACTTGGCTATTCAGCAATTCTATTACCGTGCTGGGGCCTTGGCCGATTATATCAAAAAGCTGAAAGCCCTTGATCCGCGGGGGCTGATAGTGGTGACGAGCGACCACCTGCCGGCACTTGACGGCGGGCCGCGGTTCTACGAGAAACTCGGCTACACGCTTCTTACCGCCAGTGGTGAATACAAGCAGAATATCTGGTTTTATGACGGCCCGGTGCACAAGAAACTTGCCTGGCCTGATTTTCATTATGAATTTATGGACTTTATTCTTGATGTGCTGACTGAAGAACGCATCTGCCGGCAGATGGTCTGCAAAAACCGCGAGGCTTGGGCCTCGGACAAGATTACCGCCAGTTACAACAATCTGATGAGTCGAGGGGCAGGCATCGCCAGGCAGCCGACACCCCTTGTTGTCGACTATCCCAGCCCGCAGCAAGCGCCTCTGGCGGAAGTTGCGGAAACTCCACAAATTCAGTAGCGTAGTAACACCGGACAGTTCTTGGTGTACCGGTGTATGTCCGGTGTATCTCCGCGGCGCTTAGTGTCCCACAAGGGAACACTAAGCGCCGCTCATTTGGGTCGTGTTTCGCCCCCTTTTCCACCTTGCCAGTTGAGCATATCGCTGGTTCTTGCTTAAGTTTTGTTGATCTGCTCTTGTTTTGCCTGAAGAATCAGTTTTGCAGCTCCCAATGGCCGGCATTGTTGCGGCAGGCAGTTGTGTACGTCCTCTCGGTGCGGCCATCAATGGTGGCGAGGATTTCTGCGCGGCGGCAAGGTCTGTCAGGTTGGTTGGGTTGAACATAGGCCGGTTGCGGGACAACTTCGTAGCGTTTGCCATTGTCTGGATTGCTCCAGGCGGTGCTTTGCCCTGATGGGCCGAATTCGTACGCATGATTTAACTGCATGCGGTCGTATTTATCCATTTCGTTACCGACGATGTAGCCGAGGAGGGTGCCCACCGCTATACCGATAAGGGTTGCTTCCTTGTTGCGGCCGATGGCTTGGCCGATTATTGCACCGCTTCCTGCACCGATAAGGGCACCTTGTTGGCCCTTACTGTATTCATTGGCACAAGAGGTAAGGCTGAGTAAAAATACCGGCAGTAATAAAAGCGTGATTTTTTTCATTGTACGTTCTCCATATGAGGTGTGTTTACAAGCAATTGATCGCAGAAACTGGAAAATGGCATGTGCGATTACCATGTATTTTGTAGTCATCTTGCCTTGCCTTGGCAATATTATTCTCCGGTTCAAAAAACGCTGATTGGCCTGTCGTAATTGCTCCTCTCTGAAGGGATAATTGACACAAGTTCCACACCTTCACCGAATGCATGCTTACAAAAGCAGGATTCAACTTCTAAACAGCAACTCCTGAAAAGACAGAATAGACGGGTAATAAAGGGAGGGTTGCGGGTCAAGCCTGGAGCTTGGTTTGGCGATATGAACAAGATGGCCAATCCCGTATCCGGCTGCGGAATGGAGTACTTTTTCGGTGTCATCGGCAAAAAGTGTTGTTGCCTTATTATACGGCAGGATTTCCTGCAGTTTATGCCAAAATTCGGGCTGCTCCTTGGCTGCACCGACCTCCTGGGAGGTAATGAGTCGTTGAAACCATTTGCCGATCTTCACCTTCTCCATCTTTACCTCCAGTGCCTTCGGGTGGGCATTGGTGATGAGATAGACCTTTTTCCCCAGTTCTTCCATATAGGAAAGAAAATCGCCAACATGGGGATGGACGTTTACTAAATGGCTCACCTCCCTTTTAAGACTTGCGATATCAAGGCCGAGGCGCTCTGACCAATAATCTAGGTCGGTCCACTGCAGGGTGTTCTCGACGCTTCGATATATCGAAAGCAGCAGTTGCCGGGCCTCAGGATGATGAAGATTGTTCTTGTTGGCGTAGGTCTCGGGAACATAGTGTTCCCAGAAGAAGTCGTCGTAGTACTTATCGAGGAGGGTGCCGTCCATGTCGAGAAAGACCGTTTCGATCTCCTGCCAAAGAAATTCGGGACGTGCCCGTTTTGCCGGTTCAGGCGCTGGGGATGAGTTTGCCGAGTTCATGGAGTGTGGTTGCGATAGTATCAAAGATATGCTCCGTGGAAGCCAGTTTGCCGCTGATAATCAATCGTCCGTCCGGTGCCAGTTTTGGGGGAATACGATTTTTGATCTTGGCGCATCTTTCGAGAAAATCCAAGAGCATTTCCGGTGCAATAGGGGTGTCATTTTGAAAGGTGAAGACCAGACTGTCGCGGCCCTGCTCGAGTTTGGCGAT
Proteins encoded in this region:
- a CDS encoding sulfatase-like hydrolase/transferase, yielding MQSPSFFQFRSFPLKARGITLRKAGRAIAPFLVVTAIVLTISLSFGLVGGIDEYLLAFRFELPFLLLAFAALLYCLRPGALRVLIAAAPIIVLYLGMDLYYTFMSSIAKLDDLLLLPEGLIVSPAWVQISVWAAFLSWVLTFLFLLKRRPVELVIPSVLVALAAAPLIMVFTAPAQFLKMADSRGVNIVPWSDRWTVALMGRATSLMLFAAAKHKAAGELALMPMFDDPGRDPALLKSSLQEKRNIHIIVLESFLDPERFKGLQFKTPPSPPEFTEVRKKLHVATSTVFGGGTAQAEFEILCGVPALEIYTSAEFNMLDGAKTPCLPNMLAEVGYRTIATQSYKPDFFNSEKAYRSIGFEEINFPTVFAGNRTTYLKHEDPKNYIFDGDLFVQNLAYVEKVMAEGRPILNYVLGTYGHLPHHTDVARFPPKVEIVGVEKDSQTYLAIQQFYYRAGALADYIKKLKALDPRGLIVVTSDHLPALDGGPRFYEKLGYTLLTASGEYKQNIWFYDGPVHKKLAWPDFHYEFMDFILDVLTEERICRQMVCKNREAWASDKITASYNNLMSRGAGIARQPTPLVVDYPSPQQAPLAEVAETPQIQ
- a CDS encoding glycine zipper 2TM domain-containing protein, with the translated sequence MKKITLLLLPVFLLSLTSCANEYSKGQQGALIGAGSGAIIGQAIGRNKEATLIGIAVGTLLGYIVGNEMDKYDRMQLNHAYEFGPSGQSTAWSNPDNGKRYEVVPQPAYVQPNQPDRPCRRAEILATIDGRTERTYTTACRNNAGHWELQN
- a CDS encoding HAD hydrolase-like protein, with amino-acid sequence MNSANSSPAPEPAKRARPEFLWQEIETVFLDMDGTLLDKYYDDFFWEHYVPETYANKNNLHHPEARQLLLSIYRSVENTLQWTDLDYWSERLGLDIASLKREVSHLVNVHPHVGDFLSYMEELGKKVYLITNAHPKALEVKMEKVKIGKWFQRLITSQEVGAAKEQPEFWHKLQEILPYNKATTLFADDTEKVLHSAAGYGIGHLVHIAKPSSRLDPQPSLYYPSILSFQELLFRS